Proteins encoded within one genomic window of Verrucomicrobiota bacterium:
- the ntrB gene encoding nitrate ABC transporter permease, with protein sequence METTLKTKKEMSPQRIKIHVDWPSIILPVLGLLAVLLFWQISSITWAQNLPGPVSTWQKSKELVMDPFAKRGEMDQGILRFTWYSLILVGKGYALALLIGTPLGLLLGLSSVFTKTFDPIIQILKPISPLAWLPLGLILFLKAEPSAIFTIAICSMWPTVLNTAIGVRNVPQDYLNVGKVLNLSRFKMLYKIIIPSTLPYMFTGFRLSLGIAWLVIVAAEMLTGAAGIGGFLWQEYNALIYEHIILCIIVIGLVGFILDRFMVIIEKQVEYFLS encoded by the coding sequence ATGGAAACAACCCTGAAAACAAAAAAGGAAATGTCTCCACAGCGAATCAAAATACATGTGGACTGGCCGTCCATCATCCTACCGGTACTGGGCTTACTTGCCGTTCTTCTCTTTTGGCAAATCAGCTCAATAACTTGGGCCCAAAATCTCCCCGGACCGGTATCCACATGGCAGAAAAGTAAAGAACTCGTGATGGATCCATTTGCAAAACGGGGTGAAATGGATCAAGGGATCCTCCGGTTCACTTGGTATAGCCTCATCTTGGTGGGTAAAGGGTACGCCTTGGCACTTTTAATCGGCACACCCCTCGGGTTACTCTTGGGGCTTTCGTCCGTATTCACCAAGACCTTTGATCCCATCATCCAGATTCTTAAACCTATATCGCCCTTAGCATGGTTACCGCTGGGTCTGATTCTTTTTTTAAAAGCTGAACCCAGTGCGATATTTACCATTGCGATATGTTCCATGTGGCCAACAGTCCTGAATACAGCCATCGGTGTGCGCAATGTACCACAAGACTATCTGAATGTCGGTAAAGTGCTCAATCTTTCCCGTTTCAAAATGCTCTATAAAATAATCATCCCCTCGACACTCCCCTATATGTTTACGGGATTCCGACTCTCGTTAGGAATAGCATGGCTGGTGATTGTCGCTGCTGAAATGTTAACCGGGGCCGCCGGTATCGGAGGATTCCTCTGGCAGGAATATAATGCCCTTATCTATGAACACATCATTCTCTGTATCATCGTGATCGGACTAGTCGGATTTATCCTCGATCGGTTCATGGTGATTATTGAAAAGCAAGTAGAATACTTTCTGTCATAA
- a CDS encoding CmpA/NrtA family ABC transporter substrate-binding protein has protein sequence MIHTGKPQTSRRQFLSTGAKILTATTLLSSLPKSWVGNVYAATDTPEVTDIKFGIIALTDCAPFVIAFEKGFFKKYGINATITKGASWAAIRDNLCSGDIQATHMLLGMPLASTMGLAGSPKKSIVVPWIINLNGQGITLDAKYKSLNIKNALDLKPIAAKATAEGKPLSFAMTFPPGTHAMWLRYWLGMGGINPDKDISLITVPPPQMIANMKVGKMDGFCVGEPWNARAVTEGIGYTVTTTQKIWPDHPEKVCAFTAEFAAKNPKTVKSVLKALHDASVWLDQVSNRAEACQIISKPSYINCDPASILGRINGDYDYGTGEKAKETNTMIFSDRNTNYPSQSYAKWFLSQYRRWGLTEGAPAYDLISKEVMRGDLCVEAMKEIGVTVTPDDNQVLKLVDSTFNPADPEAYAKGFAIKNLKG, from the coding sequence ATGATTCACACTGGAAAACCTCAAACATCACGCCGCCAATTCCTCTCTACGGGAGCTAAAATATTAACTGCTACCACGCTTTTATCCTCCCTGCCAAAGTCATGGGTCGGCAATGTTTATGCCGCGACCGACACACCAGAAGTGACTGATATAAAATTCGGCATTATTGCACTCACGGACTGTGCCCCATTTGTAATCGCCTTTGAGAAGGGGTTTTTCAAAAAATATGGAATTAATGCGACAATCACGAAGGGGGCGAGTTGGGCGGCCATCCGTGATAACCTTTGCAGCGGGGATATCCAGGCCACCCATATGCTCTTGGGGATGCCACTAGCGTCCACAATGGGACTTGCCGGGAGCCCGAAAAAATCAATTGTTGTCCCGTGGATCATCAACCTCAATGGTCAAGGGATCACCCTAGATGCAAAATATAAATCACTGAATATCAAGAATGCCCTTGATTTAAAACCTATTGCTGCAAAAGCCACTGCCGAAGGCAAACCTTTGAGCTTTGCAATGACATTCCCCCCCGGCACCCATGCGATGTGGTTACGTTACTGGCTAGGTATGGGTGGGATTAACCCTGATAAAGATATCTCCCTGATTACCGTTCCTCCGCCTCAGATGATAGCAAATATGAAGGTGGGCAAAATGGATGGCTTTTGTGTTGGTGAGCCTTGGAATGCCCGGGCGGTTACCGAGGGAATCGGTTATACAGTGACCACCACCCAGAAAATCTGGCCTGACCATCCGGAAAAGGTATGTGCATTCACGGCGGAATTTGCCGCGAAGAACCCCAAAACAGTCAAGTCCGTCCTCAAAGCACTCCATGATGCCAGCGTCTGGTTAGATCAAGTCTCTAACCGCGCTGAAGCCTGCCAGATCATTAGTAAACCGTCCTATATCAATTGTGATCCTGCAAGTATTTTAGGGAGGATTAATGGGGATTATGATTATGGCACGGGGGAAAAAGCAAAGGAAACCAATACCATGATTTTCTCGGACCGGAATACAAATTACCCGTCACAATCTTATGCAAAATGGTTTCTTTCCCAATACCGCAGATGGGGCCTGACGGAGGGGGCACCTGCCTATGATTTAATCTCGAAAGAAGTGATGCGTGGCGATTTGTGTGTCGAGGCAATGAAAGAAATCGGTGTCACAGTCACTCCGGATGACAACCAAGTCCTTAAACTAGTTGATTCAACATTTAATCCTGCCGATCCGGAGGCCTATGCAAAGGGTTTCGCGATTAAAAACCTGAAAGGATAA
- a CDS encoding ABC transporter ATP-binding protein: MPFLELKNIEKSYGDRSILKGINLSMEEGEFVSIVGYSGMGKTTLISMIAGLVTPDKGEVVFKGKRINSTSLDRVMIFQNYSLLPWLTAQRNVELAVAQAFPSLSRKRIATKAIVALEKVKLGHALSRKPCELSGGMKQRVSLARGLAMEPQILLLDEPLGALDALTRAELQDELVRIQQEDKKTLLMITNDVDEGIICSDRIIPLSALPGATLGEAIPVTVSRPRDRKRLNHDPSYHRDRKKVLQYLLSHGPRDLNLSNAAQAHQKPIGMEMSDQESKNLQCGVTHL; this comes from the coding sequence ATGCCCTTCCTCGAACTTAAAAACATTGAAAAGTCTTATGGTGACCGATCCATCCTTAAAGGAATAAACCTTTCCATGGAAGAAGGGGAATTCGTCTCCATCGTGGGGTATTCAGGAATGGGTAAGACAACACTGATCAGTATGATTGCGGGTCTGGTCACCCCTGACAAGGGAGAGGTTGTTTTTAAAGGAAAACGGATTAATTCAACCAGCCTCGACCGGGTGATGATTTTTCAGAATTATTCACTCTTACCTTGGCTGACCGCGCAAAGGAATGTGGAGCTGGCTGTCGCCCAGGCATTTCCTTCATTATCAAGGAAAAGAATTGCAACAAAAGCAATCGTCGCCCTCGAAAAAGTCAAACTCGGGCACGCCCTATCCCGGAAGCCATGTGAACTCTCTGGAGGCATGAAACAGCGTGTTTCCCTCGCACGCGGGTTAGCAATGGAACCCCAGATTCTTTTGCTCGATGAGCCATTAGGGGCACTTGATGCGCTGACCCGGGCGGAATTACAAGATGAACTTGTCCGTATCCAGCAGGAAGACAAAAAAACATTATTAATGATCACTAATGATGTGGACGAGGGCATTATTTGTTCTGACCGGATCATCCCTCTTTCCGCCCTCCCCGGGGCGACCTTGGGTGAAGCAATCCCTGTCACCGTATCCCGGCCCCGAGACAGGAAACGACTCAATCATGACCCTTCTTATCACAGGGATCGGAAAAAAGTCCTGCAATACCTGCTCTCACATGGCCCCCGTGATTTGAACCTGTCGAACGCCGCGCAAGCTCATCAAAAACCAATAGGGATGGAGATGAGTGATCAAGAATCAAAAAATCTTCAATGCGGAGTGACCCACCTATGA
- a CDS encoding alginate export family protein, translated as MSMIVLPGRAGSNITAENKLHSPVIESGLEWKPGDPMAVAGGALLFDLQERLRFEYRDNNFDFNDYVDSITDDNYLLQRLKIGMKIKPSDDWAVYVQGQDSREYFSDRPSYPGFNGAEGDSYIGLKQGYFEYWNFKNCPFGFKLGRQELNYGDQRLVGAFDWNNIGRVFDGLRMHFEQEKWNIEGFAVLPVNMRIGDWNEPETQDRFFGVYYTAKYLESQQTDVYAFFRNKTDANAGFPTGGYTRETPLSPNSVPGSQAGNYVTIGTRGKSTKGKLGPWDYSYEANLQVGTIVNNAAGTSVPNATTRRRDLLAYAGYMQGGYTFTHPMNPRIALGYDFASGDESFTSGTGNSFQNLFPTNHKFYGYMDLFAWRNLHNPHANFSISPVAKLNLSLDYHAFFLANTNDYWYRANGYTPVRTGANRLVADRFVGQEIDLVAKYSVTKWMKTEIGYSYFLSGSYLSDTGPGNNADFFYTQVEFQF; from the coding sequence ATGTCCATGATTGTATTGCCGGGTAGGGCCGGCAGCAACATCACTGCCGAAAACAAACTCCACAGCCCAGTCATTGAATCAGGATTGGAGTGGAAACCGGGGGATCCCATGGCGGTCGCCGGAGGAGCCTTACTCTTCGACCTCCAAGAGAGGTTACGTTTCGAATACCGCGATAATAATTTTGATTTTAATGACTATGTTGACTCGATTACCGACGATAATTATCTCCTGCAGCGTCTCAAAATCGGTATGAAAATCAAGCCATCGGATGATTGGGCCGTTTATGTCCAAGGCCAGGATTCTCGCGAATATTTCTCAGACCGCCCTAGTTACCCAGGATTTAACGGTGCAGAGGGGGATTCATATATCGGCCTTAAACAAGGATACTTTGAATACTGGAACTTTAAAAATTGCCCGTTCGGATTTAAACTCGGTCGCCAGGAGCTCAATTACGGGGACCAGCGTCTGGTTGGTGCTTTTGATTGGAATAATATCGGTCGCGTTTTTGACGGGTTACGGATGCATTTCGAGCAGGAGAAATGGAATATCGAGGGGTTTGCCGTACTACCGGTGAATATGAGAATCGGTGATTGGAATGAACCAGAGACTCAAGACCGCTTCTTTGGAGTGTATTATACTGCAAAATACCTGGAGTCACAACAAACGGATGTATACGCCTTTTTCCGGAATAAAACGGATGCAAATGCTGGATTCCCTACGGGCGGTTATACACGTGAGACCCCGTTATCGCCGAATTCTGTCCCCGGCAGCCAAGCGGGTAACTATGTGACAATCGGCACCCGGGGTAAATCAACAAAGGGCAAGCTCGGCCCATGGGACTATTCCTACGAAGCAAACTTGCAGGTCGGGACGATTGTGAATAATGCCGCTGGTACCAGCGTGCCAAATGCCACCACCCGCCGCCGTGATCTGCTCGCATATGCCGGATACATGCAAGGCGGATACACCTTTACTCACCCGATGAATCCGAGGATAGCCCTCGGATATGATTTTGCCTCGGGGGATGAGAGCTTTACGAGCGGGACGGGGAACTCTTTCCAGAATCTTTTCCCGACAAACCATAAATTCTACGGGTACATGGATCTTTTTGCATGGCGCAATTTGCACAACCCCCATGCGAACTTCAGTATTAGTCCCGTTGCCAAACTCAACCTGTCCCTCGATTACCACGCCTTCTTCCTCGCTAATACGAATGATTATTGGTACCGGGCCAACGGATACACACCTGTCAGGACCGGGGCTAACCGCCTCGTAGCAGATCGTTTTGTCGGACAAGAAATTGATCTCGTCGCTAAATATTCTGTGACAAAATGGATGAAAACTGAAATTGGTTATTCTTATTTTCTTTCGGGATCATACCTCTCTGATACGGGCCCCGGTAACAACGCAGATTTCTTCTATACCCAGGTGGAATTCCAATTCTGA
- a CDS encoding ABC transporter ATP-binding protein, whose amino-acid sequence MIQDCYVDFSRLHKEFNTRNGILTVVKDFNLKIPRGEFVTLIGHSGCGKSTVLSMLAGLETVTSGVIVMAGKEVTGPGPDRGIVFQSPCLLPWLSVLKNVTLGLDEVFPSKTNQERKSMARHYLQLVGLGNDIDKVPSELSQGMRQRVSIARAFSLNPKMLLLDEPFGMLDGITRIALQQELVRLWESDKKTVLMVTHDVDEAVFLSDRVVMMTNGPEATVGKILKVDLPRPRHRAEIMDDPRYYELRGELLDFLESPRIHTPDEVPTFSSNTK is encoded by the coding sequence ATGATCCAAGACTGCTATGTCGATTTCAGCCGCCTCCACAAGGAATTTAATACTCGTAATGGTATCCTAACAGTGGTCAAAGACTTTAACTTAAAAATCCCGCGCGGGGAGTTTGTCACATTGATCGGCCATTCCGGTTGTGGAAAAAGTACGGTACTCTCAATGTTGGCAGGCCTCGAGACAGTCACCTCAGGCGTGATCGTTATGGCCGGGAAAGAAGTCACCGGTCCAGGCCCAGACCGCGGGATTGTCTTCCAATCCCCATGCCTGCTTCCTTGGTTAAGTGTATTAAAAAACGTCACCCTAGGATTGGATGAGGTTTTCCCGTCAAAAACCAATCAGGAAAGAAAATCCATGGCCCGCCATTATCTGCAACTGGTGGGACTCGGGAATGATATTGATAAAGTCCCGTCCGAACTTTCTCAGGGCATGCGCCAGCGTGTGTCTATCGCCAGGGCATTTTCTTTGAATCCAAAAATGCTCCTTTTAGATGAACCATTCGGGATGCTCGACGGGATTACGAGAATCGCGCTCCAGCAGGAATTGGTTCGTCTTTGGGAATCTGATAAAAAAACAGTCCTCATGGTGACCCATGATGTCGATGAGGCTGTTTTCCTCTCAGACCGGGTCGTGATGATGACGAATGGTCCTGAAGCTACTGTGGGAAAAATCCTGAAGGTCGATCTCCCTCGTCCGCGCCACCGGGCCGAAATCATGGATGATCCTCGATACTATGAATTAAGGGGCGAATTACTCGATTTCCTTGAGTCCCCTCGTATCCATACCCCGGATGAAGTACCCACATTTTCATCGAATACAAAATAA